The Calypte anna isolate BGI_N300 chromosome 1, bCalAnn1_v1.p, whole genome shotgun sequence region CAAAAGCCTGATGGATATAGAGTGTTAGTTTGGAAGAATAAGAACCTTTCAGCTTTACTAGGTAAGAAccacaaaatataaaaaggttTTAGAAGCAGCCAGCTGCTTTACCTTAGTGAGTTTTTACAAGCTGTATCAAGCTGTCCTATTGCCTCTCTCAAGCACAGGCAACAAGGAGTCAACAACcaccagaaaagaaattttaagagTTGTAAAACCATTCTAAAAGCAAGTTGTGAAGTCATTCATTCCACCATGGAAACTGGTGAATTAGTCTCATTTGCTGAGATTCTAGGGACAAACTATTAtcaagcatttatttctttcccagGCATAAAAACTTGTTTCTCTCTCACGTGCACCTTTGCTCCTCACACACCAATTGCAAGACAAAGACGTAAAGAAAGCTCTTAATATATCAGTTTAAAGAGAGACTTCCTATTGTACAAAATGACAACACAGCATTTTTCAGTCAAAATACTCGTCACATCACGAATTTTGGATCACAGTCCACTGTGAAGCCCAGGAGAGGTTTATAAAAAGAATTACACTTGAGTAATTATGTTAAATATTATCATCCATCATTCATTATCTCACAACCACGACACTGTTTTGAAGTGAACGGGTatcaaggtttttttctttttgcacagaGAGGCACTTCGAGTGCAGTACTTGGGTCATGTGAGCTGCTGACTTTTGGTCGTCAGAAACAACATTGTATCATACTTGATCTTCAAACACCTACACGCTGCTTTGATGATCAGTTACATTCTTCACAAACTCCAGCCTTATTTACATTACCAGCCCAGATGGTGTACCTCCCCGAGGAACCCGGCCCTTACGCAGTTTCATTGAACTGAAACGCCACTTGTTCTTTGACTTTTATTAAGTTCACTTAGGTTGACCAAATGAGCATCCCTAAAGTAAACAGGTTTATAAAATATCAGGATGATTCTATCTTTAGGTGCTCAATAGAAACAAATACTTATTTCATctagaaaactttaaaaacgACTTTAGATACAAAAGTGTAACAATTATACTGCGCGATACATCTTTATATATCACTAAGCccatgaaatttaaaaaaaaaaaaagtttttgcaCCATCAAGAACAGCCACAAGTCCTGAACCTCCATTCTTTATGCATCCTTGATCAGAGTGAACTGAAACTTGGGAATGCCTGGGATTCAGAATACCCTGAGCACATACTAGTGCAACACCACAAAGCATACATAATCCATCAGAAAAGGGGGAGGCGGGAGGGAGCGcgggtgttaaaaaaaaaaaaaaaaaaaaaaaaaagcaataatcaGATGGGGCTTTATTATACAAGCATGAAAGTAAGATCCTTTGGAAAATAACTTCTTGGGTGGATTTCTGGACCAGTGAGGTAGCccaatgggagagaaaaaagtggAAGTGGAACTTGGTCCCCACGCGTGACACCTGCCAGCGGCTCCTCCCGCCTCCCCGCcggggacgggacgggaccCAGCCCGGGCCCCTGGCTGCGCGGCGGCCCGGCAAGCCGCCCCCTGTGCGGCTGGGGGGCCCAGGCCCGGCCCCTGCCCGAGCGAGCCATAAAGTGCAGCAGCAGAACACGATCCAGACAAAAGCAATGTAAACAGGTGACTGATATCGGTCTCTTTGTCCGCACCCGCAGCGAAGCTGAGGCACCGGCCGTGCCCCCTCCCGCCGCGGGGGCCTCAGGACGGTGCTACGGGCAAGCGCCGCACCCGCACCACGGGGCACAGGTCCACGCCGAGGATCCGCTGCGCCCGCCGCGCCGCCACCAGGCTCCGGCGGCTCCAGACGCTGCCCCGCAGCCGGATGGTGGGGAAGGTGGTGAGGCGGGGGGTGGCCGCCTTCCAGATCTCCTCCAGCGACTTGCCGCCGAAGGGCTCCCAGGCGGCCCCGTCCTCCGGGCTGCCCCGCTCGCTgtccgcctcctcctcctcctccggcAGAGGCAATAACGCCGCCGCCTGCCCCTCGCCGCGGAGGCCGCTGGCCGCCGGTGCCGCTGGCCGCGGCCTCCCTCGAACCCTCCTgcggcgccgccgccgcctccgccgctTAGCGCTGCCACCCGCAGCCGCGGCCCGGCGCTTGGCGTCGACGGCCGCCAGGCGCCGCTTGCCGGCGCGGCGGCGGTGCCGCTCCGCCGAGGGCGGCGGCGGATCGGGGACGACGGCGCGGCAGGAGGCGTATCCGTAGACGTCCTTGCTGCGGAGTATGACCGGGGAGAACTCGTGCTTGAGGCTGCAGAGGAAGTTCCACAGCTCCGAGTCAGAGCTCATGAACTCGGTGGACTTGGGCATGAAGAGCTTGAGGGCGTCGCCCAGCGCCTTGGTGCCGGCGAAGGAGACCTGCGAGCGGGAGTACACaactttctcctcctccccttccagcCCCCAGGCGGCGGGCGCCGCTTCGCCGCTAGCTGCCCCCGACACCGCCGCCCGGGCTCCCGCGGCCGCTGCCGCGGCGCTGTCCGCCTCTGGGTTCATCTTCCCGGCTTCTCTCTCCAGCGCCGCCTGCTTCCTACTGCGGGTcatggagcagagggaaggagtgaggagggagggagagaggggagccGGGGCGCCGGCCGCAGCTCGGCCGCCGCCGGGCGCGAGCCGCCTCACCGCACGTCCCCGCCTGCTCGCCGGTTGGGGAACGGCGATCGATCTCCTGCCCCCCGACACAAAATGGCGCTTTAAAGTCCCAGGCGGGGACTGCGCGGCGTCCCGCCCTCCCTCCGCGACGGGCGGTTGGCCCGTTTGAAACACGTCGGGCAGGCCGCGCCCCACCCCCGCGCCGTGGAGGCGGCCGAGGGGAGGGCGGCGGGCGCACGGAGGGAGGCTTCGCTGGGGGTGGTAAGGGCACTTGGACGGAGCCGCCTGTCCCGGGGCGGCGGGGCTGCACGGACCCGCCGGGGGTCACCTGCGCGACCAGGGGACCCAGCGGGGAGCCCTAGAATGCCACTGAAGCCGTCTCGCCCTCATTTCCAGTTGGGCACCCCAATGCTGGCCCCTTTCCTTAGGGAATGGAGTGAGGTACTCCCATGGCAGGATGCCGGCGGACCTGGCACGAATGTGGTGCCTTGTGCCGGCGCTGTGCCTCGCTGCGAGGGTGAAGTTCTCCACAGGGAGGTGGGCAAAGAGAGATTCTTCTGTGAAACGTGTTCAAGATTGGTTGGATGCTCCAGTGGGCAAGCTCCtccagaggaagaggaaaggctgagttAAATTACAAAATTGGTGAACACGCATGACAGGTAAAGTAATCCATACAGTATTAAATACATCTGTCCTGttacagagggttttttttaacatgaacCATTCAACAACATTGCtaagtcacagaatcattgaatagatgaggtgggaagggacgTCCAGAGGTCCTCCTGTCCCACCTATATCTAGAGCAGGTTGGCCAGGGCTGTGTCTGGGTGGCTCTCAAATATCTCCAAGAATGGAGACTCCTTTGGTGAGTAGCGATAGGACAGGAGGAAAGAGACTGAAGATAGATTAGAAGCTCAGATTGAACACTAGAAGAAGGTTCTTCACTAGGGGGTGGTCAGCCACTGGAATAGGCTCGCCAGGGAAGCAGTCACAGCAGAAAGACCTGTCAGAGTTCAAAGAATGTCTCAGTGGTGCTCTTAGTCATATGGTTCAACTTTAAGTAGTCTTGCAAGGACTTCATGATCcttatgggtcccttccaaatgAAGATATGCTAtaattctgattctgtgatgctaCATTGAAAaggtgtttcctgatgttcagagggaacctGCACTTCAGTTTGTGCTGTTGCCTCTGGTCCCGTCACAGAGCACCAGAGAGACTCCATCTTCTTTGTCCTTCCTTTCAGGTGTTTTTGTACATTAATGAGATGTCCCTGAAACTTCTCTTTGGGATTAACAGTCCCAGCTCTTAGCCTTCTCTCAACAGGCAATTCTCCTGTCCCTTCACTATCTTTTAGGCCCTTTGTTGGATTCTCTCCAGTATGCCCATGTCTTTCACATActgggaagcccagaactgTACCCAGAACTCCAACTGTAACCTCACTAGCAATGAATGAAGTAGAAGATCACCTCCCTCAAGCTGCTGGAAGTACTTTgcctaatgcagcccaggacacaatTTGCCTTCATTGCAGCAAGGGCATGTTACTGCCTCATGTTCAGCACAGTATCCACTAAGACCCCCAGATCCTTTTTCCTAATCTACTTTCCATCTGGGTGGACCCCCACTGATATACAGTGCGTGGGGTTGTTCCTCCCCGGGTGAAGGACTTTGCACTTCTTGTTGAACTTTGTGATGTTCCTGGCACCCTTTTGACACTGAAATATTCACAGCATTGTTAGGACTGACTTTGAATCCCAACAAAGCATATCccaaatgaagtaaaaaaccTCAGGGTTGGTTGAGCTCTTTGTGAGAGTTGCCAGCTTGCTGCATCCACAATGTTGTTTCTTCCTGCACGGCACTGCTACACTGCACAGTTTTGTCAATTGTTGTGAAACGCCACGTCCCTCTAGACCATGCTTCCTGATACTCTGGGGATTGCTGTCACACTAAGAGTCTCTTGCTAGATTCCTGGGTTCTTTCAATTAAACCAGAGATCTTTCCAGTACCCAGAACAGCAAGGTATCAGCAAGGGCAGAGGTGGTTTAGCCTTCCCTATAAATCCTACTCAGGGTTTGATTAAACTCATAACCATAATTACTTTCCCTCAGCATCAGTAAAAGACGAggaataacatttttcttcatagacagtttggtttctttcttttctgtaattaaTCTTTCCATTTAGAACAGGGAAAAATTTTATTCTCTACTCATCAAGAACCTAAATTGCAATGTCTGGAAAATCAGTCAAGCAAGAGTCAGAAATTATGTGTACGAAATTATTCCTTGTTGCCAGTACAAATATAtgaattttcttcacagtataATTCAGCTCGTGTTAATGGGAAACTCAAGAATATTAATCCAAATAACCATTTAAagtgtatattaaaaaaaatattttaaatcttcgTGTGGACAATCACAAGGGGCAGCCATGTTGTAAACCAGCTTTATAAATGAcccatttaaaaaagaaatcctttcccaAAACAATGGTGTTTGTGATGTTTTTAATCAGATTCATTTCACAGCATACTTTGGAGCACAGTCAGATGGATTTATCTGAGGGAGGTGCCCTGTAACACAGAGGGCAAGAGCTAGGAGCTGGAAGTGACCCAGCTGTGTTGCAGTTGGTCACTCTCTAGCATTCCAGTGCCTGGTCACAGCCACGGGGTGACCACAGGGTAGCAAGAGGCTCTTCACCTGCTGGACCAcagaagctgagctgctctcctgTCCTCAGTCCTAGGGCCTCCTCTGCTACCCAGTTCAACAGCTTAGCTGACAAGTGAGCCCTCGTTGAACTGCAGAAACCTGCAGGTTATTGCTTATAGTGATTGGCTGAAACCTTTTTCCTGAAATTACAGATATTTCTGGCATCTGACTCGAAAATCATAGAGACATAGAAAAATTTTCAGCAAGAGATAAATGAGTCAGTGTAGATAGGAGTGAAAAGACCGAGTATTTTTCTGTTACTCTGCATGTTTTAATGATTTTgacttttttgctttcagtatgGACAATACCATCTTAAGGCACAGGATGTAATCTCAGCTTTATAACTTCATTATGAATTTTCTGAAGTGTAACACTCTCCTTTTATTACCTTACAAAGTCATCTCAAGAAAATCCATGGTAATTGGCTATCTTTCAGTAATTTACAATAGCTCAGGACAGTAATAATTatgataataaaattaataatccTCTGGAAGTGCATAGCTCTTCATTTTAATCATACTACTACTTATAAGCATTAATTATCACTCACAGCACTCCTGAGTTATGTAAGTAAATATTGCCTTTCTCTAAAGatgaataaaatgaagaagTGGATTAAAATGGCTTGACTAAGATGTATAGACTTAATGACTTCACTTTCTGTATATCTTAATTTCTAACTATCATTATTCTAAAAATACAGTGAATGTCTACAGtggaacagaagagaaaaaacctgTAATCTCTGTTCCAAACTGTTTGttagaatttcttttctttatagactttttgagaaagagaagcaaagtgCCAGCTGACAAAGTGGTGCAGGGACAGGCAAAAAATCTCAAACATATATTTTAGTGGAAGACTatgatacattaaaaaaactctGCAGccatagtaaaaataaaaatacacaaaggaCCGTGCTTTGTGACACAGAAAGCATGCCTAGAAGATATTTTAGGAGAAGcagttttccatttgttttcacGTTTGGGGACGTTACCTATACATGATGCACATAACCATGCAAACTGTGCATCACATATCATCATTGCCCTGTTATTAATCAGTGTTGGCAATAGCTGTACTCGTAGTCACCATAGTCTGGAGGGTCAATAATGGGGTCTTAGTCTAAAACATTAAGGAGCCCCTGGTTTATATAtccaaagtgaaaaaaattcttgctaATCCTGGGTTTATTTcatcttgttttttctcttactctCCAGCCCACCTAACCCATCTTCTTAACCAACCATGTTGGCTTTGACTATAAAATGCTCCCAAATCTTCTGTCTCTCCTATCCATGATGTAATTCACCTGACAATAACTTCCATAGAGAGAAGCCCTTTGGAAAGCCAGTTCCACAGCGAGACACATAATGGTAATCCCACTGTATTGTCTTCACCAACTAAACTGGTAAAGTGCTGTGATGGTTCTCGCACGTCACAGACCATGTCATCTTGTAATATTGATCACCCTGTTTCCTGAGGCACTCTATTTTAAGTActgaaactgataaaaaaatgtgaatttcatTCACTTGTCTCACACCGGACAATTTTTAAAGCCTACTAACAATTATCTAATAACCTGATTATTTCAATAGTATTTATTGATACCTAGTGTTACTGAGCATGTCAGTTCAAGAACTCTTCATGATACACTCCAACCTGTGATTCCATTTTCCTTCCTACCAGATTTGTGCATTAACAGATGAGCTGACTGTGCAAATTCACTCCAGAACAGTGAAGGCACACAgtcaatttttttgttgaacTTGCCACTGAATACAATGCAATGTTTATATTGGATTTATGTTTTATGCTGGCCTAGGGAGGACACAGTATGTGATCCAGCATAAAGTCCATGGAAAGAAAGCTTCAAAATGCTTTGAACAAATTAGAGTGAGGGAGCTGATACTAGCTCAGCTCTGTATGTTACATGGATGTGGATTAAACAGACACTTCCAGCAGCTTTATGAGGTCACTGGACTATGTCTGCAGGTTCCAAATTTGTTCTCTCACCTGAATCTTGCAAACATTGCTGCCATCTGTGTATGTGTTAATACAAAGTGGTAGAAACCGATCCTTTTTCAGGTCCTCTCTGACACTTTCACAGGGCAGAAGAGTGTGAGCTAAGGGTTCTAAAACGTTTAGGTGAACAAGGGTCTTGCTCTCTGTTTCAGAGTGCTGTAAGCACTGGATTATTATGTAGATGCTGGCTGTTAGCATTAACACTTTCTTTAGAatctctcttttgttctctgaGTTAGGCGTGGGCTTCAAAAGCCTGGGAGGCTTATCTCGGtgcttctcccttcctcctgctcaggAACCTCTGACCCGCCGGGCGGGGGGATTTCGGTGGCCTCAAGGTTCGGCTGCCAGCGGCACCGCAGCCCCGGCTTGGGGAGCAGTGGAGGTGCCGGGTCACTCCAGGTGAGCTGAGTGTCCTTAACAGAGAACCTGCTCCGACTTGATACCTGCTAGAAGTCTGTCCATATTACTCTTTGGTTGTATAATTTTCTATCCCTTgagtatatttaaaatattattcaatGCCAACCAAGTTCAAAACGCCTGAATTGGGATTtctattttccaaaatattttaataatttatagtTCGGCACCACTTGGTTGATAGTACTCCATATAatccattttaaattattgtgaAATCATGTCAGCACATCATAAATATCTAAACTGGATAATTCAAACCTTGATTATTATGACCATTTCctagaatatttttataagatTGAAATGCTTCACGTAGCATGAGAAGTGGACTTCTAGAATGTAccttttaaagagaaagaaaaggttctCCACATCTGTAGATACTCTTCATTTCAACACAAACACAGTGGCTGATACTAGCTATGGTTTTGACCCTATACCTGATCTGCATTGTTATAAAGTCTCTCCTCAAAAGACAATAGCATTTGAGGTAATTTAATCCTCGGTGAACCTGCAATGATTTCAGGTGGATGAGTagctaattttctttcagaaattaagtGGGTTACCTAATGTGTTTATTCTTAGAGAAGCATATACATCTTATGAAAGCTATCAAACAGCAATTGCATTAAATATTCTCAGAAATATACAAATACCTGAAACTTTCATTATAAAGTGAAAAAGTCACCAGGGTCAACACATCATCCACATTCAATCCTCATTCCATCAGCTACCTTTGGAAAGCTCCTCCAAATAAGAAATGTTAGTGAGTTAACTTTTTactaatttaattaaaaatgtgctaAGCCCTGGTGGGATCACTCGCTCCAGCTTATGTGTGTAGTATTTCAACTTATTTTACACTGGCTCCTATTCAGTTGGAGCTCCATGAGCCATTGTTACTCACATTTAAGATCAGCCACGTAAGGGTTACCACTGGTTTAATTAAAGCCATTTAATTAAGCCAGAATTTTCACTGCTCATTAGCATTCTCTTACATCTGCATTTTGAGTACCTTGTTTTTGACTCTAGGAGCCTAAAGTTAAAGTCCTAGTGCACTGTCTGGAGGGAGCTGCTCAGGTTTTAGCATTTGCAATTCATGGCCTGAGCCATTCTTTATTCCCTTGCAGGCAATGAGAACTGCAAATGACCCATCACTTTAGAAAAAGTGGTCATTATTTAGAAGTGTTAATGAAGATGCCAGGGCCTAACCTCAAGTCCGGTCTGAAACAAAGAGGAGTCTTCAATCTCCAGACTGTAGTAATAGATTGGGCAGATCGTAATAGGGAAATACCACATTTATCCTCAACATACTGCagaactattttttcctttcatagtCTTCATACCCTCCATTCCATTTCTAGCTTCTTTCTGATCCAAATTCTTTCTGATCGTCCCTCCCTGACTGAAAGCTGAATCACTGGGATTCCTGCTCTGTTGCTTCCTGCCAAAATAAGCTGGTATTTCCAAAAGCACCTCTTCCTCCCAGTGACTAATATGTTACAATGcaggtttgttttgcttgctgtGTGTACGTGCCATGTacaatagcaaagaaaaaaataagtcaagaaagaaataatagagAAAACTGAAACGCTGAGACTCCAGGACTGATGTAAAAAATATCAATAATGAAGAGCTGAACCACTGCTGAAAATGGTTGCCAGATACATTCTGTATTTGCATGAAATCTGGAGGGAAAAAGATTAAATCTACAGTCTTTCTCACCAAGGCAGAAACTATAAAATGGCTTTTCCCAGTGGCAGACATATCCTAGCAGACAGCTCTTGTGCCAGGAGAGCTTAAAGCACATGAAGATGGAGAGATGGTCAATTATATGGAAGTGGAAGGATTAGAGAGAGATTAGAAAATGAGTAGAGAAAAACAAGCAGACTGCAAGGAAATGGCTCACCCGATGGCAAATTATatcaaacacattttaaacCACTTTGTTTGATGTAGGCTAGCTCACAGGTTGGATACATTTCATCCGTTTATCTCCACTGattttagaaaaattatatGACTGGTTTAGGTGGTTGTCTTCTGGTAATACTAATTAAAGTGAAGTTATTCTCTGCCTATCACAGGTGTAGATACGTTTTCAGTCAAAATTGataattttcttcagtcagTCTCTTTAAATTAACCACCATCAGTAACGTGAtatgcagagcagaagcagagagacCTGTAGCAAAAACAGAGTAGTCATTGATAAATCAGTTCAGCTCCTGTGAAACTTTCTCCTGTCTCTTCTTATGGGCTGTCTTCCAGAACATTAGCTTTCCTATATAAGTCACTTACCACTTCATATTTGTGGATAAAAGCCTAGTTACTTCCATTTTAAACAGCACCTCTAAGTTTTGATCCAGAGATGCTCTATTTAGTTATGAATGGTAAAGAAGGCACTATTTTCATATGCCATGTGCTGGTATTAAAGATGAATGAACCAAGAAGAACTCGGTGAAAGAGTTTTCACTGAGAAACTGTTTGGATATACAGTTCCTAGTACAGACTAGAGCTATTGGTTATCTGGCACATTCAGAAGAATGAGAAGTTCAGACTTCTAACTCTCCCATAATCACTCTTCAATCCAATTTTCTCAAACTATGGCTAATGTAGTGTTGGATTCCTTTAGTACAATTCATTGACactactgcatttttttcagattattaatcacacactggaagaaaaacattggCCATGGCCTCCTAAATGTGCTGTAAACCCTAAGCTGTTGCCTACTTTGGATTTATCACCAAAATAACTATTTTGACAATTCTGATAGCTATggcaagataaaatatttttgacattttaaaaacatcttcaggACAAAAATGCTCTTTCCTGTCCACGCTCAGTTGACATGAAAATGTACTTAACCATGTCTACCATTTCCTGTATTTGAAATGCAGAGTGCTGTAAGACAACAGGAATGGTGCCAGGAGCAGCACAATCATCCTGTTCCACCAGGGGAGGCGTGGAGGTCAGGGGCTGAGGGTGCTAATGAGGAGCACTGCCTCGCTGATGAGGTGTTGGGAAGTTGAGTTGGAAGCCCAGATCAGGAGCAGGCCTGGAGGCAGTGATCAGAGTCAGCCTCAGGCCACCAATCAGCCGTGAGGTCTGTCATGAAGAAGCAGGTCTGAGGCCATGGCAGGGAGTCAGGGTCCCGGTAAGAATGAGAAGGTCTGAGAGGAGGTGCAGACACAGCTGCTACAGAGCTGCAAGCACTGCCAGCCTAAAGACCATCGACTCAAAAACAGCTCCCAAGGGAAAGAGAGGCAGGTCCCCTCTCTTAATTTCCTTCTCAGCAGCTCATACCACGGAAGAGACTGAGTTTGGCTCAGCCAGCAAAACTGCCTGGAGCTTGTGAAGGGACTGAGGGCTCTGGCAATGGCCTATTAAGACAGACTGAAGGTCCTTCTGTGATGGTGTCGAAAAGCACTGGCTTCACcctcttggttttgctttgtagGCCAGGCACTCTCACTGAATAGGAAGCTCTGCTCCTAGCTgtctttctctgcattttgtgTTCTAACACCCACACAAAGAGAGGTACAAACAAGAAGAACCAGCACCACTATGGCTGCAGCTCTCAGtgattttcttcagtttattaATCACTACCATCTTCTGAAGTTTCATCTCCCATTATGTTTCGGAAGATCCATTCCTTCTCTCTCCAAGGGCCAAATGAATCTGAGAGGtaaataatttatgtaaaaaGGCATTATTAGTAAAGGAGAGGAGACTAAAATAGAAAGTGTAAGTATGTAACTGTAAGTCCATGGTGCAACCCTTTGAATGCCATGTGTAGGTCTTACCAATAGCTTTGGTATAGCAGAACTAGAAAAGTTATGAGATGAAATTTAACATGGTGAAGAAGCAATGGGATATTTTTTGTATGAAGAATGAGTGCTTGGAATTTTAGTTTGTGAAAAATAGGTTTATGGCAAAGAGTGCATAAGAAAGACAAATGGGGAATGGATATGTGCCATCTCTTGTAATACAAGACCTAGAAGGCATAAAATCAGATTCTCATGTGGCAAACAAAGGAGACAGTTTTCTGTGCAGTGCATAGTGCTGTGGAGCTAATTGCAAAATGCCATGGGTTTCAAAAGTGTACATGATTGAAAGAGCAATTAGACAAATTTATGACTGGAAAAAATCTACCTGCACTGTTAAAAGAAAGCACTGTTAAAAGCACTGTTAAAAGAAATCAGGCTACAGGATCAGGCGGTGGGCTGGATGTGCTAGGGAGAAGTCTGGCTGTCTCCCTAGGACTGGGGAGATATCTCTCTCTTGGATGATAGTCTGAAGATGCTGATCCTCCTCCATGTACATAaatggcagctgctgtgctgctgctgctgaaaataataattaccaTTATAGGGCTAGATATAATTATAGTTCTGAAAGATAATACAACAGGGTGGacttaatttgagggtgggaTGCACAGCAGAGACAGGGGCCTAGAGTTTCTTTCTAGCACATGGAAACCAAACCCTATAAGGAAACTTGAGATTTTTTACTACAGACTTTGCacttgttaatttaaaaaataataaatatagcTAAGAGGTATCTGTAATGATTGCCATAACCCATAAGTAGGCCTCAAAGACTATAATtagaaggggaggaaagaatGAAAGGAGATTCTTACCATAACCAGTTTTAACTGAGAATATGTTGATACAAATTGGTACCTGTTGAACAAAGTTTATCAAGAGTAAATAGAAACCTAGAAGGTTGATAAAACTGTCCAACTTGTCTTGTCATAAGGCAGCAAGTGACTGATGTAATTGCATACTTATTTTAGGCATCTAAGGCATTGAAAGGCCCATGGAATATGCATGACTcttcagttaaagaaaaaaatgtggccTTCTAGTTTCAGATGCTCTGAATTTGTGTTTAAAACATGCAAAGGTAGGTAATGTGCATGCCCTAGGATGGCATTCTTGTATTTTTCCAAGCATCGATGTACAGTGTACTCTTACATTTTCTAAGAATCAGCTGTACTGAGCTGACACAAGGGAATCCTTCTGGATCCACtacaagcaggaaaaatacTAAAAGCCAGTAACAAGACAGTCATCACACTTCACCCAGGATAAATGGATATCAGGATCAGCACAAAGCAAAGGGAGAACAAGAGAGAAACCACTCTGAAGAGCTGCCCTAAAAATTTTTTGACAGAATGGGGGACAGCCAGGAGCAGGTACTGTAGGAAACACTGGGAAATCCTGGAATCAGGCATCCTGTGCACCAGGACAGGCAGATGTGTCCTGGGCCATCCACCTGTGCACAGTAAATGGCCTTACACCCAGTGTTGCTCTGAAACTAAGGCCACCCATATTATACTCATAGTGCCTCAGTTAATGCCAGACAGCTGGAATCCAGTTTTCAGGTCAGTGTACACACTTGTAGCTAGCAGATTGCTGCTGGCTAGCTGGCTGCCCACAAAGATTCCAATAATATCAAGGTTATTTTATTAACATCAAATTTCTTAACAAATGTATTTGGTTATGTGACATGGGGCTGTATGAGCACTTGCAAAAAAGTGCAAGGCGTTGAATGCAAACCAGAAAATAGCAATCTACCCTCAAATATCATAAACCAGACATCAGACAAACAGTAATAAGACAACTCACTGAGAAGGAATGGGAATATGACCTTTTCATCCCACAGTGCTATATTCCTTCACTGCAGTCTACAATGTCCACATTTGAATTTGTCA contains the following coding sequences:
- the CCDC71L gene encoding coiled-coil domain-containing protein 71L; translation: MTRSRKQAALEREAGKMNPEADSAAAAAAGARAAVSGAASGEAAPAAWGLEGEEEKVVYSRSQVSFAGTKALGDALKLFMPKSTEFMSSDSELWNFLCSLKHEFSPVILRSKDVYGYASCRAVVPDPPPPSAERHRRRAGKRRLAAVDAKRRAAAAGGSAKRRRRRRRRRRVRGRPRPAAPAASGLRGEGQAAALLPLPEEEEEADSERGSPEDGAAWEPFGGKSLEEIWKAATPRLTTFPTIRLRGSVWSRRSLVAARRAQRILGVDLCPVVRVRRLPVAPS